A window of Deinococcus radiopugnans ATCC 19172 contains these coding sequences:
- the pucL gene encoding factor-independent urate hydroxylase, whose amino-acid sequence MTQTESKTKVNVKLGENNYGKAEVNLMKINRDSKRHEIRELQVRVGMTGDFDAAHSRGDNSELIATDTVRNTIYGLAKEGFGSSPEEFGKELVAHFVKTGAKVTGGFMEFTEHLWDRVQVNGQGHDHSFVRQMPKRTGRVESADGKSFKVTSGIEELYVLKTTESGWEGYLLDERFTTLPETHERVMATFVTAKWEYNEGSVDYDAVWTKVFKQLQETLTDHYSPSLQNTLYLMGEAVLSACPEISRIWFRMPNKHHLQYNLGRFGLENNLEIMHVDPEPYGLMEGWVERA is encoded by the coding sequence ATGACTCAGACAGAAAGCAAGACCAAGGTGAACGTGAAGCTGGGCGAGAACAACTACGGCAAGGCCGAAGTCAACCTGATGAAGATCAACCGCGACAGCAAGCGTCACGAGATTCGTGAGCTGCAGGTGCGCGTGGGCATGACCGGCGACTTCGACGCCGCGCACAGCCGGGGCGACAATTCGGAACTGATCGCCACCGACACCGTCCGCAACACCATCTACGGGCTGGCCAAGGAAGGCTTTGGGAGCAGCCCCGAGGAATTCGGCAAGGAACTCGTCGCGCACTTCGTCAAGACCGGGGCCAAGGTCACCGGCGGCTTCATGGAATTCACCGAGCACCTGTGGGACCGTGTGCAGGTCAACGGCCAGGGCCACGACCACTCCTTCGTGCGCCAGATGCCCAAGCGCACCGGGCGTGTGGAGAGCGCGGACGGCAAATCCTTCAAGGTCACGTCCGGCATCGAGGAGCTGTACGTTCTGAAGACCACCGAGAGCGGCTGGGAGGGCTACCTGCTGGACGAGCGCTTCACCACCCTGCCCGAGACGCACGAGCGCGTGATGGCGACCTTCGTGACCGCCAAATGGGAGTACAACGAGGGCAGCGTCGACTACGACGCCGTGTGGACCAAAGTCTTTAAGCAGCTACAGGAAACGCTGACCGATCACTACTCGCCCAGCCTGCAGAACACGCTGTACCTGATGGGCGAGGCGGTGCTGTCGGCCTGCCCTGAAATCTCGCGCATCTGGTTCCGCATGCCCAACAAGCACCACCTGCAGTACAACCTGGGGCGCTTCGGCCTGGAGAACAACCTGGAGATCATGCACGTCGATCCCGAACCCTACGGCCTGATGGAAGGCTGGGTCGAGCGCGCGTAA
- a CDS encoding ComEA family DNA-binding protein, whose product MTDAERGWTVALGAGVLLVGVLALGPLIAPHPQVPTVTRVALPAPGTPATQTANTEPPTYPTTASITPLISGRVNLNTATQEQLEALPKVGPSMAARIIAARPIRSQADLDAIKGVGEATLRVLVPLVSY is encoded by the coding sequence GTGACCGATGCCGAGCGGGGGTGGACCGTGGCCCTGGGCGCGGGCGTGCTGCTGGTGGGCGTGCTGGCGCTGGGGCCGCTGATAGCACCCCATCCGCAGGTGCCGACGGTGACGCGTGTAGCGCTGCCCGCGCCGGGTACGCCTGCAACGCAGACGGCGAACACAGAGCCGCCGACCTACCCCACCACCGCCAGCATCACGCCGCTGATTTCGGGCCGGGTCAACCTGAACACAGCCACGCAGGAGCAGCTGGAGGCGCTACCCAAAGTGGGCCCATCCATGGCGGCCCGAATCATCGCTGCGCGGCCCATCCGCTCGCAGGCCGATCTGGACGCCATCAAAGGCGTGGGCGAGGCGACGCTGAGGGTGCTGGTCCCGCTGGTCAGCTATTGA
- the uraH gene encoding hydroxyisourate hydrolase: MAAHAGLSTHVLDTARGRPAQGVRVELWQIERHVEGEGRKKLTAAVTNADGRTDAPLIERGSLQGGTYELTFHVAEYFADFEAAADPPFLDVVALRFTVGNPDAHYHVPLVMTPWSYSTYRGS, translated from the coding sequence ATGGCCGCCCACGCCGGACTGAGCACGCACGTGCTGGACACCGCGCGGGGCCGTCCCGCGCAGGGTGTCCGGGTGGAACTGTGGCAGATCGAGCGGCATGTGGAGGGCGAGGGGCGCAAAAAGCTCACGGCAGCGGTCACCAACGCCGACGGGCGCACCGACGCCCCGCTGATCGAGCGCGGCAGCCTGCAGGGCGGCACCTACGAGCTGACCTTTCACGTCGCCGAGTACTTCGCGGACTTCGAGGCCGCCGCCGATCCGCCCTTTCTGGACGTGGTAGCCCTGCGCTTCACGGTAGGCAACCCGGACGCCCACTACCACGTGCCGCTGGTCATGACCCCGTGGTCCTACAGCACCTACCGGGGTAGCTGA